From the genome of Astyanax mexicanus isolate ESR-SI-001 chromosome 3, AstMex3_surface, whole genome shotgun sequence:
agaccacttcactttctgacttcagtttctctgattttgctatttataggtatacgtttgattaaaataaccattgttgtttttttctagaaactacagacaacatttcttctaaattccaaataaaaatatttatttgcagaaaaagagaaacggctgaaataacaaaaaaggtgcagagctttcacacctcaaataatgaaaagaaaacaagtttattttcataaggttcagaaatcagtaaaaaaaaaaaaaagtatacacaAATTCATAGCTATAAATTGAAGAACCACAATACTACTTTGCAGTTCAGTTTCagctctaaaataaataaataaataaataaataaatagttgatTAATAATGTGAAAAGATTGATTGctgtgttattttgtgttttgtttaaatctgttttgtttaaatttgtttaaaataaaaataaaacaaataacacagTAAATGAGGAAAATTACCTCTTGTTGTGGAGACACATGCATTCATAGTAGCCAGACTAGCCTTAAAACCTTCAATAATCACATATGTCTGTTTCTCAAGTCAAACTCTAGAAACCATTTATAAATGGATAATGCTCTTCTTATCAGACACTGGTCCAGTATGACTAGAATAACTGGCTGGGGATGTGGCTAACACAGGAGCTGAGTGAGCAGACTTTGCATAAGGACTCTGATTCAAACACAAATagaacgaaaaaaaaagaaaaaaaaaaaaaaaacggagaaaCTGTCTGTTAAACTCACCTGACATGTTTGCCATGTATCAAAGCAAGCAGACAGAGGTTCACCATGTTCCATGAGGTGCTGTTGTCATAGCGCATGAGGTTCAATGCCATGGCAACATGAGAGTGACAGTTGTCACAACAAAGGTTGTGCTGAAAAAAGAGATGTTGACTGTTAGGAGCTGTTTTTTCAAACTACTAACAGAAGaattttgattaaaatgtattataccacagttatttccGACCCTGCAACGTGATTGGCCGAGAGGCATTCTATGAATGCCATTattagctggtaatgcactgtaaccgaggctctccatgtattactccaccacatacaggtcacctagcaacgatgcagcgcttacaaaccaaacagcgcagctacaaacagagcagcaatgaaactatttaaaCTCGCAGACTATAACCAAATAGgttgtattttctcgtcctctttaactcaaaatcttttaataaacagcgataatggaattatggtataattgcaataattcaCTTGAGGTTTGAGCTATAATATGTGATACTGGCACTACTTGTGTCTAGGATAGCACAgcaatgccaatattacatgttttagCATTCTCTTTCAGATATTATTGCTTAAACAATCTTTAAAACTACTAAAGAAATAAACCAGCAAGTATATGCATACTGTACCATTCTGTGTTTATACTCCTCTGAAGCATCATTAACGGCTGTGTCCCAGGCATTAGAGCCACTGGCATACACTTTACTTACATCCAGCATCCAGTACCTGTTTAAAATGTTGAAGGCAACAGAGTGTATATCAAAACACAACACACTAACAGCAGAACAGTACTGTGTTTTGTATATTCCATCACATCAAgtacatgtaaatatatatattttcattacatTCACATATATTTAATTGGTGAAATATGTTATCTCAGTAAGTGTAGATGACCACACTGCAGACAAGTTCCAGCTTCATTACATGCACAAAAATcctcaaatgtattaaaaatgtattcatgtACTGTTTTTCCTTATAGggtttacagaaataaaataccaCCTTAAAATATGATTCAACTTACTTTGTTGGTCTTCCAAAGGCCATGTTGTCTTCCTGAAATAGAACAGTAACAAAGAAGTCACCACAATATAATTTCTCtatttgttcagcacctccaggaagaccctgagaaaactattctaggtgactgTTCCTTatgaagacactaagattaaaataccaagagtgtgcagatctgtcctcaaagacaaATGTGTCTAAATGtctaaagcataaaacatattttgtttaacactttttgtttacaaaataattccacgtgttcctgtatagcgttaatgtatttaatattaaatttacaatgtaaaaaaaaacataaaaagaaagaacacacaTTAAATTagaagaagtgtgtccaaacttttgatacaacaaaaaaaaaaaaaggttaaaaatctGTTACGTAAATACTAGGAACTAAAAAAATCCAAAGTGTAactaaaaatcactaaaatatttGAAGAACATTAatatcaattttatttttttacataaccCATCTCTAACTACATTTTGAGAAAGTGTTAAATCATGTTTTTGGTCATCCTACACCTTTAAACTCAGTCTGGCATGAGATTTGTTACAGGTAATTTTATTGCTCTTACATGTGCAGCGGCTCAATTTCACATCAGATCAACTGTCCTGCCCTCTTAGAGAACTCTGCCTGCCAGCAAACGTTTCACTTGAAACTGTCAGCCACACGCAGGCTTGCTTTAGTGGCCAAAAGTGCACAGGGCTAAAGGAATTCCCTACTGCACGATGAAGGAGAGCTAAAGAGACAGTATCCTGCTACGTGAGCAGTTTTAAATATGGTAGTAGGGATGATATAAATCATTGAATCTGCACTTTATCCAGCAACTGCCTCGAACATGATTTTTATTTCCTATATAGATCATGCTTCTGCAAAATTGGAAGAGTTACAGATATCTAGCTGGAGGTCCTCCGGCCTCTACAATCAGCTTAAGACCAATCAAATATCAAGCAAGACAGGCAAAAGAGAGGAGATAAAGGATTGCAGCTTGAGGCTCATCCTATTAGAGACTGGACTGTACATTGTTATAGATTTCCATTTTCAATCCAGTAGAGCTCCAGTAGAGCATGTTTCTTGTAGGGAGGTGTTGAACTTTAAAGTTATTCCAGAGGGACGATCCCCGATCCCGAGTGAAGTATAGACTATATAAAAGTCTAACAGAAACAAATAGGCTACCCAGGATCTGCTAAGAATCGTGCTAAGTTCTCCATTCTACCAGTTACTTTTTGCATGTTCACAACTGACAGCAGTTTATTAACGGGAACTTAAATATAAGAAATTGATAtcctatatttttttttctatcacagatacttttgtaaaatgtaaaaaaaaaataggacgaAATTCATCTCAAATAggacaaaaaataaattagtaaTAGGTAAATTAGTACCAGAGGTTTTTAGTAAGAtggtacaaatactttgttactttacttaagtagaaattttggttatctatactttgctggagtaatttttttttctactcatctgtactttctactgcttcctttttaaaaatagcctcattgctcctattttatttcagcttgttttcactCTGTCCTCTCATCGCTCCAAAGAAAacatatccagataaatctcttcttTTAGATTAGTAATTTGATTGTgcttggatgagaagtataaacattctGCTAACATTATActattctgacaccctattggtttatacttgaTCAGCACACGTCACGctacactccagcaagaacatagcagacatatgtagtctagtatgaagatgatctgtgacaaagactaaaaaaaaacttgagtgaAATATcctaactaagcttctttaagATATTAGTGCATCtacaaaaatttacattttattgaaaagttactttatttcagtaattcagtttaaaaaaaaaaaaaaaaaaatatatatatatatatatatatatatatatatatatatatatatatatatatatatatatatatatatatatatatatgtattacacacagattgatctatgttgagcatttatttattttattgatgattatggcttttgctcaatgaaaacccaaaagtcagaaTCTCAAAATTTTATGttaaagaccaattggttcttttggcagtgtgggcagtgtgccaagtcctgctagaaaatgaaatctgcatctccataaaagttgttagcagagggaagcatgaagtgctggaaGATTTTcccagaaaacactgcactgattttggacatATAACATATGACATATAACACATGGatcaacacagtggatcaacatcagcatttgacatgtctctccaaaacacCACTGACCGtcagtaatttttttgttttatttggaaatcaaggtaCCAGAGTCTGTAAAAAGAGTGGAGAGatacttgaggtctagtgtgaagtttccacaattagtgacggtttggagagccatgtcatctgatggtgtttgtccactgtgttatattaagtccaaaAGTTAGTGCAGTGCTTTGGAATATACTTGAATACAAGCAATATACACATTTCTGACATTTTCCCTCCTTCATTAACTTCTTATGAACAGTTCTGACTGTATAGTTGAGGCCTTCTCCAATTGTGTTTTAAACGAACACTGACAAAGGCTACACTTTAGCCAGGCTACTTCTCACTGTGACTTATTCAATTGCTTCTAAATAGTACATCATCACAGCTAACATAACAGAGAGAAAGGTCTAATAATGAGAGGATGGCCAACTTATAACTTGTTTTAACTACATAACTACATTTTCAGCATATCTACACAGTCAAGATGTAAGTGAAATCATTGGGAGTGGTTTGATGTGAAGTGCTCTGTTCTACAGAAACATAAGAGCCCAAAGTGATCAGAGTAAAGGATGACAGGAGCCAGACATCTTAAGAGATTGATGTCTCTAAATGCTACATCACAACAGACATtacaaacaaaatcacatcacAAATATGCGGCCTCATGCCTGAGGAATTAGAATATGTTTTGAAAAGACATATTGGCTTAAAACAGGGGTCACAACCCAGCTCCTGCAGAGCTACCTTTAAACAGACTTTAGCTCCAACTAATCAATCCCATCTGATCCATCTAATTACTGCCTCTGGGAGAGTGGGGTATGTTAGATGGGATAAAGTTGTAACCTGCAGGACCGTTGCTCTCTAGGAGCAGGGTTGGTGACTTCTGgattataatgtattttttattaaataagtgCATATAGAATATTGACCACTTTAAGATTAACCATAATGTAATCAACACCACCACATGTAAAACTTTGAAAAAGccattagacattttaaaatgtttctattgTGATTATTCCTATTATCTTTACCAGTGTAAGAAAAGTTTTAGGATGAGTTAGGATGTTTTCTACAACCAAATCAGACTAATTCAAGGCACTCACCGATACAAAGTATGGCCCAGCAAAGTCTCGGATCACACCTGAAGAGGTGCAGATCCCCATGTGTCCAATGAATGGAAAGAGCCATCTGaaagataagtaaaaaaaaacatgcattaaatTCAAAATATTATCAAATGTATGCTTTACTTAAGTTAGCAGTAACATTAGGACTTTTGTGCCAAACTTTAAGCATAGTAGTAAACTACATCATTACGtatgtttttttaacagtaactATGACAGtaacaatgaaaaacaagttctcagtttttttattttttttgtttactacatatttaaataataatcaaaaaactgtcccttaaactgtgtaaaaaaatctTGATCAATTAATCgatataaattattcaaaatgacctgaaaaacaaaaaaactttatgaCTTCCATAAAAAGTTTTCGCccggtaaagttgctgttttggaaatacatgtttaaaagcaTGCATAAAAAAACGTATTCAGTTTATAAGCTGATAGCTAGATAAGAGTTATTTTATAATTGATTCACAACCTAAATCATTTATAATTTAAGGCTGAATTTTCTAAAACTGTATAATATAAGAGAGAGCCCTAATCCAGGCAATCACATATGACTGGCAGCCTTCCAGCTCTCCTGCTGATTTATATTCTTGTGCATAGCAGCGTTCATCCTACAGGAACCAGCACAGGCATCCAGTGGTGAGAAGCACACaatctctcaacacacacacacacacacacacacacacacttgctagCACTGCTGAGACACCTGGTGCTCCTTGTTTCTGCACTGTTCTGTAACCAGCTGAAACTTCTTCACCCTAAATAGAGCAGGGCAGATACAGTACTGTCATGGATATATTAATCTCCACAGGCTTTCCGGACAGTGCTGCTGGCCTATATACACAAACTGAGCAAAACATGGCTTTAGAGAGAGCGGTGTATTATAAGTTCATCCAGTGTAAATCCTTGTCTgagataattttatatttatgcaaATACACCTGAGGTGAGAAGGTGGAATTTGAACCCACAGCAGGCACTTTCCAGTGGAACCTGAAACGGTCAGTCTGCCACccagacaaacacacaccaatAATTCATCTAAAGGACTCTACTCATGTTTACAAGCAAGGACTTAAGTGAGAGGGGCCTAAAACACCTTAAGTTTCAACATCCATCAACTTTAGAGTGACACTGCTGGTATTGATCTTCAGCATTTCAGCATACAGCTCAAATACAACCCAgaggctcctgctgctgttttcaGTAATCGTAAttcaacacaaataaaaatgaccttaaaataaattaaatattaacacAGCTTAAAGCACTGAACTCTATCTTGGACTGAACTTCAAAAGGCTCTCAACTCCCAACAAGGTGCACAGTGCAAGTTATAAAACCACTGCATATAGGTTAGTTTATTTCTATAGCATTTTTATAACatacattttattgcattttacaacATATAACAGTGAtaatgtattctgtttattgaagATTAGAGTAACATAAATAATAAGAGGAACATATAATTAGCCTTTGTCATATATGTATTATgttgctctaaccactgagccaccactgaaAGATGTTTTTTGCTAGGCTACACCAGTGTTTCCAAACACTAGCCCTGGAGgcccactgccctgcacattgtagtgcttttcctgctttaacacacccacaacacaaacacattcagTGCATGAGGCCCCAAACCTATGTCCaaaaggtcagtgcagcattctttagcttccatgggacaggACAAATGTTGGAGGACATAACATACTAGTTTTTGTAATCTATTAATGGACACAAAGCTTTGATGGTGCAAATATTGGCACATTTAGCTACATTGCAAGGGCTTTTAGAACACAACTTAGAACTTTGTCAAACTGTTGTAGACTGAATGGGCTGATacatgtaaatttgctgtttttaaaatgtctggTTAAGTTGAATTATTCTCTTAAGTGCTTAAATAACACCGTTTAACTGCTATTTTTTGCTCAGAACCATGGAAactaacaacagaaaaaaaatactgctatCTAGTGAtcgggtttaaacacaacacaaaatgaaccgcAGTCTGACACCATCTTTGTGTAAACACTAATAATTCAAAATCTATGCTGTGTTTTTGACATatgtatagtaatgaagtagaactattttactactgtactgtattaaaatgctgtatctgcacTCTACAGAAGTACTACTTTGACTTTTACTTTTCTACATACATTAGataagtttaatacttttactccgatACATTCTTCATGTACTGCATCGTcatttcaaagaaaacaagttaatattcataaatgttttaaaagttcagaaatcaatatgtggtggaataaccctgttttttattatttttttatgcatctttgcatgttctcctccaccagtctgacacgctgcttttggataactttatgccactcctggtgcaaaaaatcaagcagttcagcttggtttgatggcttgtgatcattcatcttcttcttgattatattccagaagttttcaatttggtaaagtcaaagaaagtcacaatttttaagtggtctcttacgtttttccatatattttttgaAATATGTAGCTAGTTTGAACATGCTGTACAAAAATGATAATGTGAACATGATTTTTTGGGTAAAGGTAGctaaagctaggttaggttaactgtgtgtgagtgttgtaaTGTTATTCCATCAAAACAGTAACAGGTTACTTAGGTCGGTTAGCTGACATACAGAGAGCTAGGTTAGCTACAGCTGTAAACACGGGATATAGACGGATATTTCTAGGTCAGAAACGAGTGTGAGCGGAGTAGCGTTATGTTCGCTGTGTTTGGGGGGAGAAATGTCGGGGTTGTGAGGGTTCAGGGTCAGGTTGGTTGGTTGTACTCGGACGAAGGGAAAGCTGTAAACAGAGCGCTGCGGGCTAACCGTCTCTCCACAGCGGGAGATTTAGCTTCACTCAGCGCGTGAATCATGAGCTAAAGCCGCGCGGGGCTCGGACCGTAGCGGGTTAGCTGGTAGTCGTTGTCGGTGTGGGACAGTCACGAGttcagcgtctctctctctctgtttccctctctctctgtttctctctctctctctctctctctctctgtttccctctctctctgtttctctctctctctctctgtttctctctcgctctctctctctctctaatgggTGAAAATGGAGGAGTAGTGAGACTCACGATAAGACGGGGATGGGCGTCCACACTATACAGTAGGGGTATCGGCTGGTGCCGGGGTCTATCTTCTCGAACGCTATGCGGTAATTCTTCATGGACTCTATCTCCACATCCGCCATCACCAGCCGAGCACAATCACCTTCATCCGTTCCGCTTCCGTTCAGCCGCGCGCTCTGACGAGGAGCAGCCCGCCGCAGCCTCGCGCTGCTTCCGGGGCCGCGCGCGCGGGGAATACAGTCAAAGCCCAGCCTGAATAATCAAACTGCGCTGAGAGACATTTATAAaagtactttaatttaatttactacaATATTCAGCGAGTCTGATAACAGGACGTCACTGAGACGcgctgttttaataataataataaccagaaGTCCCAACAGTCTGACTCTGTAACACTTTAAACACTATCTGTGAGTTTTTATTTCATGGCAGGGTGAAGTACACACCAGCGGGCTCAAAAATGGTtgaagtaatgtatgttgttgtttcaacgttgaaacaacatttaattttaaatggttgtgcaaacgttaaaagtttaacgttgaatcaacatgatgtcatcaaccttctgccttttgaatttaACATTTCATCAGCTTACAAtaaaaaaacggttggatggagggatgaaaaagtggttttattctattagcagtaattgctttttaacttGCCACCAATTACCTAGTGAAAtggttatgttttttgttttgttttactgttgtgtttttgattttctagtttacattacattatattacaataaatctTACATTCCTcctttaaatcagatttgagtcactttcatatgtggtccttatCGGATATGTATGGTGCAgatatagctgcaaaaacagcaaaagcaagccgcctggccttttttttctACTCTAACcagagcatgtacttcagaccagctgtttgctctccactccacCTTCGTAAAGCTATGAGTTGTCTCTCaaatataactttttttgttgttggtgaagaaggcaatgtttatacatgtatcaatgtgtgcatgtaaggcgattcagggacagattcgttcacattacacacagatacaggtcatttACATTTGTCAGTGTGAACCGTCAAGATGCAAGctcgatctgagcaaaaaaatggatttgagcaatgtggctcgTAAAGTGAATGTAGTCATGATGTGTTTTGATGTGAATGATGATGACAGTTTTAACTATAATCATAAACTAAGGGATTGTTTAGTACAATAACACAAAATAATAGCCCTTCAGAGACAAGTCCAAAATTTCTgcactttcattttcaaactaAAATTACAATCTGAACCCATAATTCTTTTATGTTCAGTAGGGTAGTATGCTCTTTCAGGTCTACCTACAGAATCACTTGTGACTATCTtataggaaaaaagaaaaaggagaagaaaaggggagaaaggaggaggagagtTAATGCCCGAGGGAATCATCCAGCGCTGCGTGTCCTCCATACTGGACCCCATTAGGCCTGACAGGTGATATATGATGCAAACAGGAAAAACAAACTACTCAGCAAAAGCAGGGAGACTTTGATAAACGAAAGGAGGGCAACACAGATACTATGAACTCATCATGGCTGAGCCGAGGGAATTCTCTAGTAAAATGGCGCTTTAAAATCTGGCCGCAAATATTCAACCCAATTAGGTCAGACAATGGCTATAGAGCTCAAATACAATAGCTTTCCAGTCAGTCTAAATCAGATACTCTTTGACTTGCACTCCTACTCTAAAGATCTGTAATTAGTTGCTGTTGGAAAAAATCCTTAAAATTGTTCTAGGCTTGGGTAAATGgttcttaaaaaatatttaagggtttattattgttttaacttAAACCACTCCACACTTTTGTTAGCAACTTAATTTTTAGGAGTGTGTCTGTAATTTCCCTCTTAATGTAAAAGGAAATGTGATCTAataaatttacttatatattactATTTAAGTATTAATACACCACAAATAATAAAGGATTGAGATGTCGTTTCGGGAACATAGTCGTTTGATAATGATTTGGTGTGAAACTGTCACCTTTTGAGAAACACAGCAAATTAGCCAGTTCTAAAAcaacactattagtgttaaattaaatcTGAAATGATGATTTAATACATACAGCGTTAGTTAAACACTGGCCGATTTGCTGTTCAAAGCCAGAACTGTTTACAATAGTGGTGAGTCAAAATCCAGAATCCTGTTTCAACATACATAAAAAATCCATCTACATTTTCTGTCTATTCAGCTTACGAAGTCAACTACTGTAAACTCTACTGATAGCGAGAGTGTGAACGAGCCAAAGACAGACAGATAACATTGTCAGCAATTTCCTTGCTTTCAAATGTCAACCTGTATATAGATAATAAAATGTCCTAAAAACAAGACACGTAAAAATATTTAACCAGGCCAAACTAAAGTTTGACTTTTTTCAAGTGGCTTATTACTTAGAATGTGTTCAAGCTTGCTGTAAAAATAACACATCAACAAGTCACTTCTTTTGTTTGCCTTCTTGGTTTCCTTAAACTGAGATTaataagctttttattttcctttgatgAAGCAGTCGTGCTCTCCTATGGCAGCATTCAACTGTTCCTTTAGACATTTCTGTATAAACACAGAGTGGTTGTGATATCTGTTCTAATTTAGTTTTAACAGAAATGTATCTTACCTCACTATCCcactaatgaaacatttatttactTCTGTCATCCAATTTCCCTTCTCCTTGACATAAGAGTCACatgatctggctgttcagactgagtTGCATTAATGTGTAGCTGATATGCATCAGATACTATACCACATATAAGAGTAgttcagatttgggccacttgtACCTGGTGTGTGAAGTAGTCTAAAATAGAAAAGAGAGCATTGTTTAATGTGCATTAACCTTTACCTACAATCAGTAATCCAGTCATAATTAGATTTCTTCACTTATCTGATATTGTATGTGATCACATGAATAGTATATATCAATTCTGCAGACTGGATTAGGACCTTGGATTTCTCAGTGCATCTACATGCTTACTTCCATTTTTATTTCGGTTTTCTCTGTCTACACAGGCATGCATACAGAAATTGATTTGCCA
Proteins encoded in this window:
- the tmem222b gene encoding transmembrane protein 222; protein product: MADVEIESMKNYRIAFEKIDPGTSRYPYCIVWTPIPVLSWLFPFIGHMGICTSSGVIRDFAGPYFVSEDNMAFGRPTKYWMLDVSKVYASGSNAWDTAVNDASEEYKHRMHNLCCDNCHSHVAMALNLMRYDNSTSWNMVNLCLLALIHGKHVSCAGFLKTWLPFLILNSVIVSLALYVNLR